Proteins encoded within one genomic window of Anopheles gambiae chromosome 3, idAnoGambNW_F1_1, whole genome shotgun sequence:
- the LOC1270802 gene encoding tuberin isoform X1 translates to MAARERETQLSRIKQFFRMSKPGSVSSSRHDLPISPELERELRPETPVTQRCKALRDFGDQVLTSRLEPDAVQSLWELTKDLLVGNKLMEQRQCALAFYCRLIQGQYDRLGLMRAQFYRVIESHSEPEDISYRLEMLKLLTETGKNIQHFEKEIGAFLLDWIKPIHEAGLIDSLLELIVNLIKYNAASLEPKFLVGVVSYIFDMTCNKQETNTILLCLSVLDCFICYAIIPNESLTLFIIILCRMVNQEAYCQHSWKIMKNLFGTALGHATLLTMCNILNNPAFHQDDALLRGAIFHTNVGLWGISVVPILHCSPSLVLTSFWNALKSRHVIVTYEVILSMNRLIQKSGNELNEPTWDIICDIMTEISHNLAIHRLPADHTVVTHFHETLNMVEQLLQQGTLNADPEKVYGLIEHVSAERPEASVRQLIDYRASKISATRSEWLKQLCQFMDRFYRMKNSNVRIYAVQALERIMTANRAAYEDEILERIVIVHLGTVPLEKDPEVRKAVARTLIEFTIHCETKRCIELLEIVEKLLQRPYEENQVVRSEQEAEDIILLVDGLIRLFIVKLYRLPSLHAIRVYSMLIGLLEQHYQRPHVLANVVTIRYRIFAWMMKARANGSFHIGYPDPEDGNRVRFSHYLGLEGPYQHQSLQPQPYLSSQSTSQLNLTGAGGSEAGSKAMDRIPATNLTTISIKRGCQVIVLCLKEEKDWEVIQLVLTELPSVMQNKALIQGNDVDSLARTLYRMYTDKMQLEKLQVSANVAPKMSDYMELILPALSSLAMYHQHLDTNTQKNIIDALKQGLISRRPHECIRMLTILLLEMPEQLMPKMADLLLELSKMTGTKMVALPVLEFLSTLILVPSFRFGNFTMRTYMCVMAMSLPFTNPFRYDHYTVSLAHYVVAAWFIKCKLPMRHQLVKFIVQGLESYVHVPFQDGSRSFSQVNEDSSERKRSSSLTEQSSRRRDRIQQQAQQQKQSQQQQQQQQQGQQSGHRAGVASSNASGSTASIAQSSTALPSQKVYSISPLNDDMYRFHCELADTCVDFMVRHTFSPCSGISKRLPSAEFLLSGGQSMTWLVGHDLITITTSGCSGVTFRNGLCDRCHQYCQSAGTASNGPGDQSKLMAPYQHHQQQHHHQHQQHHHHALLSKSNSSASTATTTTTVGGGQPLSPEPPFSSASSGKDSGLSGIGLGGGGDGALSAAGNGLPLTLASASSSNKRYTKASLQHSSANESDSTDLTTSSSTSSSTAATPYPTAPHSAHGGPMVAANAAAASNRFFRQGSQEGYSSGSLEALSRRGSNPDSADPTIGGPGGMMGPVGGELQLQRTSSLVAPRAPPGLMATIGNRLILPQQLSSSLAGGVCGGGSSSSSGIGFDRPVQPCACVCTGWAEVCVRRPTGFTSWITRIQSQVSHDILGGDVSLQDLTSLFSPSVGGGVIGPDYMTLGTGGHPSYSGDGLTPFGSSADIPSATMVDRIAAAAAAPESELQPSTVGSSELLNPVPAPAPTVQPRAKVSISDEVFEMVKKTESKKKPSVEEEHEQSEDEELRNVLAGGGGVDPSLSGGGSGPINIPGKQSSTAGALASDDDASHSDDDDDEEDGEEDGSDENGRKHGNDEVMFDDTDGRTRKPVRRVNSSPEMRTKWNSQFLSKAKESAGQQHQQHQQMDSTAIVTAGAGDPAVVATTSVVSAGLGQTVETGVMEKKKSTYGKGVSCEAIPEEIAGSTPPPPTALRMQSDPQTTAVPPPPTVRGTVTAKHQAEFGATKATAITTSLPESNTLEPIPASLVAPRKQHSADDATLAARPDGASTEVINTLQQGPIAGLPSGAMIAPIAMHPITQTSSSSALSLKLPMEKVTSKPPQSPVPLSPRLIARNTSNLKQSSSGTASPSFPAMGMGGAGSIGIGSGLLGMGSGGNDNDNLPRGRSKTISTVREHYTRDASKWSAANVSRMRNEHINRTVVSPSFVFLQLYHHGQFGSECPLLLDKDPEKAIALLDLIPPFEMHKIGVLYVGPGQAGNESEILKNRYGSLRYAEFLSSLGTLVAIKDAKEKNIFIDLESNGKDGAFTYIYQDDIVQLTFHVATLMPNKRQDPHCNEKKKHIGNDFVTIVYNESGEEYDLKTIRGQYNYACVIVEPIELNSNRVFIRSKDDIAQHVTRETKIVSDHTAPLLARQMALHANLASLVAQSLKTKNSSPYASNWLERLRKIKNIRSRYGQQQDDQRQTQQQQQQQQQQSLQQGGGGSANDLSSAASSSNSGISYRVDDFSKYTV, encoded by the exons atgGCCGCGAGGGAACGGGAAACCCAACTGTCCCGGATCAAGCAGTTCTTTCGCATGTCCAAGCCGGGCAGTG TGTCAAGCTCGCGACATGATTTACCGATCTCGCCGGAGCTGGAGCGCGAGCTGCGGCCGGAAACGCCCGTCACGCAGCGGTGCAAGGCGCTGCGCGACTTTGGCGACCAGGTGCTGACGTCCCGGCTCGAGCCGGACGCGGTCCAGTCGCTGTGGGAGCTGACGAAGGATCTGCTCGTCGGCAACAAGCTGATGGAGCAGCGCCAGTGTGCCCTCGCCTTCTACTGCCGGCTGATCCAGGGCCAGTACGACCGGCTGGGGCTGATGCGGGCCCAGTTCTATCGCGTGATCGAAAGCCACAGCGAGCCGGAGGACATCTCGTACCGGCTGGAgatgctgaagctgctgaccGAGACGGGGAAGAACATACAGCACTTCGAGAAGGAGATTGGTGCGTTCCTGCTCGACTGGATCAAGCCGATCCACGAGGCCGGCCTGATCGATTCGCTGCTCGAGCTGATCGTCAACCTGATCAAGTACAATGCGGCCAGCCTGGAGCCCAAGTTTCTGGTCGGCGTCGTGTCGTACATCTTCGACATGACGTGCAACAAGCAGGAAACGAACACGATCCTGCTCTGTCTGTCCGTGCTCGATTGCTTCATCTGCTACGCGATCATACCGAACGAGTCGCTCACGCtgttcatcatcatcctgtGCCGGATGGTCAACCAGGAGGCGTACTGTCAGCACTCGTGGAAGATTATGAAGAATCTCTTCGGGACGGCGCTCGGGCACGCCACGCTGCTGACCATGTGCAACATACTGAACAATCCGGCCTTCCACCAGGACGATGCGCTGCTGCGCGGTGCCATCTTTCACACGAACGTCGGCCTGTGGGGCATCAGCGTCGTGCCGATACTGCACTGTTCGCCGTCGCTCGTGCTGACCAGCTTTTGGAAT GCACTGAAAAGTAGACACGTGATCGTGACGTACGAGGTGATACTGAGCATGAACCGGCTGATACAAAAGTCGGGCAACGAGCTGAACGAACCGACGTGGGACATCATCTGCGACATCATGACGGAGATTTCGCACAATCTCGCCATACACCGGCTGCCGGCCGACCACACCGTGGTGACGCACTTTCACGAAACGCTCAACATGGtggagcagctgctgcagcagggcACGCTGAACGCCGACCCGGAGAAGGTGTACGGGCTGATCGAGCACGTGTCGGCCGAGCGGCCGGAAGCGTCCGTCAGGCAGCTGATCGACTATCGGGCGAGCAAAATATCGGCCACTCGGTCGGAGTGGCTGAAGCAGCTGTGCCAGTTTATGGATCGGTTCTACCGCATGAAGAACAGCAACGTGCGCATCTACGCGGTGCAGGCGCTGGAGCGCATCATGACCGCCAACCGGGCGGCGTACGAGGACGAAATACTGGAGCGCATCGTGATCGTGCATCTTGGCACGGTACCGCTCGAGAAGGATCCGGAGGTGCGGAAGGCGGTCGCGCGGACGCTGATCGAGTTTACCATTCACTGCGAGACGAAGCGGTGCATCGAGCTGCTGGAAATAGTGGAGAAGCTGCTGCAGCGCCCGTACGAGGAGAATCAGGTGGTGCGGTCGGAGCAGGAAGCGGAAGATATCATCTTGCTGGTGGACGGGCTGATACGGCTGTTCATCGTGAAGCTGTACCGGTTGCCGTCGCTGCATGCGATCCGCGTGTACAGCATGTTGATCGGGCTGCTCGAACAGCACTACCAGCGGCCGCACGTGCTCGCGAATGTGGTGACGATCCGGTACCGGATCTTCGCCTGGATGATGAAGGCGCGGGCGAACGGTTCATTTCACATCGGCTATCCCGATCCGGAGGATGGGAATCGGGTGCGCTTTTCGCACTACCTCGGGCTCGAGGGGCCGTACCAGCATCAGAGCTTGCAGCCGCAACCGTACCTCTCGAGCCAGTCGACGAGCCAGCTGAATCTGACCGGCGCCGGCGGGTCGGAGGCGGGCTCGAAGGCGATGGATCGCATCCCGGCCACCAATCTGACCACGATCTCGATCAAGCGCGGCTGCCAGGTGATTGTGCTGTGCctgaaggaggagaaggactGGGAGGTGATTCAGCTGGTGCTGACCGAGCTGCCGAGCGTGATGCAGAACAAGGCGCTGATCCAGGGCAACGATGTGGACTCGCTCGCCCGCACCCTGTACCGCATGTACACGGACAAGATGCAGCTGGAGAAGCTGCAGGTGTCGGCGAACGTGGCGCCGAAGATGTCCGACTACATGGAGCTGATCCTGCCCGCCCTATCCAGCCTGGCGATGTACCATCAGCATCTGGACACGAACACGCAGAAGAACATTATCGACGCGCTGAAGCAGGGGCTGATCTCGCGCCGGCCGCACGAGTGCATCCGCATGCTGACGATACTGCTTCTCGAGATGCCGGAGCAGCTGATGCCGAAGATGGCCGACTTGCTGCTGGAGCTGAGCAAGATGACGGGCACGAAGATGGTGGCGCTGCCGGTGCTCGAGTTCCTCTCCACGCTCATACTCGTGCCGAGCTTCCGGTTCGGCAACTTTACCATGCGCACGTATATGTGCGTGATGGCGATGTCGCTGCCGTTTACGAACCCGTTCCGGTACGACCACTACACCGTGTCGCTGGCGCACTACGTCGTGGCGGCGTGGTTCATCAAGTGCAAGCTGCCGATGCGCCACCAGCTGGTCAAGTTCATCGTGCAAGGGCTCGAGTCGTACGTGCACGTGCCGTTCCAGGACGGGTCGCGCTCGTTCTCGCAGGTGAACGAGGATTCGTCTGAGCGCAAGCGTAGCTCCAGTCTGACCGAGCAGAGCTCGCGCCGTCGTGATCGCATCCAGCAGCAGgcacagcagcaaaagcaatcccagcagcagcagcagcagcaacagcagggaCAACAATCGGGCCATCGGGCGGGTGTCGCGTCATCCAATGCGTCCGGGTCAACGGCATCGATTGCGCAATCCTCCACCGCGCTGCCCTCGCAGAAGGTATACTCAATTTCACCGCTCAACGACGACATGTACCGGTTCCACTGCGAGCTGGCCGACACGTGCGTCGATTTTATGGTGCGCCACACGTTCTCGCCCTGCTCCGGCATCTCGAAGCGGCTGCCGTCGGCCGAGTTTCTGCTGTCCGGCGGCCAATCGATGACCTGGCTGGTCGGGCACGATCTGATCACCATCACGACGAGCGGCTGCTCGGGTGTCACCTTCCGGAATGGGCTGTGCGATCGGTGCCATCAGTACTGCCAGTCGGCCGGGACTGCATCCAACGGTCCGGGCGATCAGAGCAAACTGATGGCCCCTtatcagcaccatcagcagcagcaccaccaccaacaccaacaacatcatcaccatGCGTTGCTCTCGAAATCGAACAGCAGTGCGAGTACcgcgaccaccaccacgacggtCGGCGGTGGGCAACCGTTGTCCCCGGAGCCACCGTTCAGCAGTGCCTCGTCGGGCAAAGACTCGGGCCTGTCCGGCATTGGGCTGGGTGGCGGCGGGGACGGTGCCCTCAGTGCCGCCGGCAACGGGCTCCCGCTAACGCTGGCCTCCGCCTCGTCGTCGAATAAAAGGTATACCAAAGCCAGTTTGCAACACAGTAG TGCAAATGAATCGGACAGCACCGATCTGACGACGTCCAGCTCGACCTCGTCCTCGACCGCGGCCACACCGTACCCTACGGCACCCCACTCGGCCCACGGCGGGCCTATGGTGGCCGccaacgccgccgccgccagcaATCGCTTCTTCCGGCAGGGCTCACAGGAAGGCTACTCGTCCGGTTCACTGGAGGCACTGTCACGGCGCGGAAGTAACCCCGACTCAGCCGACCCTACCATCGGCGGTCCCGGTGGCATGATGGGCCCGGTCGGGGGGGAGCTACAGCTGCAGCGCACCAGCTCACTGGTCGCTCCGCGTGCACCGCCCGGTCTGATGGCCACAATCGGCAACCGGTTGATTCTACCGCAGCAGCTGAGCAGCTCGCTGGCGGGCGGTgtctgtggtggtggttcttCCTCCTCGTCGGGCATCGGGTTCGACCGGCCGGTACAGCCGTGTGCCTGCGTGTGCACAGGCTGGGCGGAAGTTTGCGTACGCCGACCGACCGGCTTTACATCGTGGATCACGCGCATCCAGAGCCAGGTTTCGCACGACATTCTCGGTGGCGACGTGTCGCTGCAGGATTTAACGTCGCTCTTTTCGCCCAGCGTGGGAGGCGGTGTGATTGGGCCGGACTATATGACGCTCGGCACGGGCGGCCATCCTTCGTACAGTGGCGATGGGCTGACACCGTTCGGCAGTAGTGCGGACATTCCGTCCGCGACGATGGTTGATcgaattgctgctgctgctgcagccccGGAGAGTGAGCTACAGCCGTCGACTGTGGGCAGCTCGGAGCTGCTAAATCCGGTTCCAGCACCGGCTCCGACTGTCCAGCCCCGTGCGAAAGTGTCCATCTCGGATGAAGTGTTTGAAATGGTGAAGAAGACCGAATCGAAGAAGAAACCGTCGGTGGAGGAAGAGCACGAGCAGAGCGAGGACGAGGAGCTGCGGAACGTActcgccggtggtggtggtgtggatcCATCGCTTAGTGGTGGCGGTTCGGGTCCGATAAACATTCCCGGCAAGCAGTCGAGCACCGCGGGCGCCCTCGCGTCCGACGACGACGCCAGCCACtcggacgacgatgacgatgaggaGGATGGGGAAGAGGATGGAAGCGATGAGAATGGTCGGAAGCATGGCAACGATGAGGTGATGTTTGACGATACCGATGGTCGCACACGGAAACCGGTTCGGCGGGTCAACTCCAGCCCCGAGATGCGTACGAAGTGGAACAGTCAGTTTTTGAGCAAAGCGAAGGAAAGCGCcggacagcagcaccagcagcatcagcagatgGACTCGACCGCCATTGTGACGGCGGGTGCGGGAGACCCGGCGGTGGTAGCGACGACTTCTGTCGTTTCCGCCGGCTTAGGACAGACCGTGGAAACGGGCGTgatggagaagaaaaagtCCACCTACGGCAAGGGCGTAAGCTGCGAGGCAATTCCGGAGGAAATTGCTGGCTCTACACCGCCTCCTCCAACGGCCCTACGCATGCAGAGCGACCCACAAACCACGGCAGTACCACCGCCACCGACCGTCCGTGGCACGGTCACGGCCAAACATCAGGCCGAGTTCGGTGCGACCAAAGCGACCGCCATCACGACCTCGCTGCCCGAGTCGAACACGCTCGAACCGATACCGGCTTCGCTGGTGGCCCCGCGCAAACAACACTCAGCCGACGATGCCACGCTAGCCGCCCGTCCCGACGGCGCCTCGACCGAAGTCATCAACACGCTGCAGCAAGGGCCGATCGCCGGCCTGCCGAGCGGCGCCATGATTGCACCGATCGCGATGCATCCGATCACGCAAACGTCGTCCTCGTCCGCGCTCAGCCTCAAGCTGCCGATGGAGAAGGTGACGAGCAAGCCGCCCCAGTCGCCGGTCCCACTCTCACCGCGGCTGATCGCCCGCAACACCAGCAACCTGAAGCAATCGAGCTCGGGGACCGCTTCGCCCTCCTTCCCGGCGATGGGTATGGGTGGTGCCGGCTCGATCGGGATCGGCAGCGGGCTGCTCGGGATGGGCAGCGGCGGCAATGATAATGACAATCTGCCCCGCGGTCGCTCCAAAACCATCTCGACCGTGCGGGAGCACTACACGCGCGACGCCTCGAAGTGGAGCGCCGCGAACGTGTCGCGCATGCGCAACGAGCACATCAACCGGACGGTCGTCAGCCCGAGCTTTGTGTTTCTGCAGCTGTACCACCATGGCCAGTTCGGCAGTGAGtgtccgctgctgctggacaaGGATCCGGAGAAGGCGATCGCCCTGCTCGATCTGATACCGCCGTTCGAGATGCACAAGATCGGCGTGCTGTACGTGGGGCCCGGGCAGGCGGGCAACGAGTCGGAGATACTGAAGAACCGGTACGGCAGCCTGCGGTACGCGGAGTTTCTCAGCAGCCTCGGCACGCTGGTCGCGATCAAGGACGCCAAAGAGAAGAACATCTTCATCGATCTCGAAAGCAACGGCAAGGACGGTGCGTTCACGTACATCTACCAGGACGATATCGTGCAGCTGACGTTTCACGTCGCGACGCTGATGCCGAACAAGCGGCAGGACCCGCACTGCaacgagaagaagaagcacatcGGGAACGATTTCGTCACGATCGTGTACAACGAGAGCGGCGAGGAGTACGACCTGAAAACGATTCGA GGTCAGTACAATTACGCCTGCGTAATTGTGGAGCCAATCGAGCTGAACAGTAACCGCGTGTTTATCCGGTCGAAGGACGACATCGCCCAGCACGTGACGCGCGAAACGAAGATCGTCTCGGACCATACGGCACCGCTGCTCGCCCGTCAGATGGCACTGCACGCGAAC TTGGCTTCCCTGGTCGCTCAGTCGCTCAAGACGAAAAACTCTAGCCCGTACGCCTCGAACTGGCTGGAGCGGTTGCGCAAGATCAAAAACATCCGCTCCCGGTACGGCCAGCAGCAGGATGATCAGCGGCAgacgcagcaacagcagcagcagcagcaacaacaatcgcTACAGCAGGGCGGCGGCGGTTCGGCCAACGATCTCAGCTCGGCCGCCAGCAGCTCCAACAGCGGCATCAGCTACCGGGTGGACGATTTCTCCAAGTACACCGTTTGA